A portion of the Bulleidia sp. zg-1006 genome contains these proteins:
- a CDS encoding SPASM domain-containing protein, whose amino-acid sequence MDTLMQSQWCEKDVDMECENCPYLFLCNGGCAYNAFIQGTKKECNKEYLSVAMDRLILAMGNYLEKKGNLSNGIFEIRTLFQEV is encoded by the coding sequence ATGGATACCTTAATGCAAAGCCAATGGTGTGAAAAGGATGTGGATATGGAATGTGAAAATTGTCCGTATTTATTTTTATGCAATGGAGGTTGTGCCTATAATGCTTTTATCCAAGGCACTAAAAAGGAATGTAATAAAGAGTATTTGAGCGTTGCTATGGATAGATTGATTTTAGCGATGGGAAACTATTTGGAAAAAAAGGGGAACTTGTCGAATGGAATATTTGAAATTAGAACGTTGTTCCAAGAGGTTTGA
- a CDS encoding PrsW family glutamic-type intramembrane protease, translated as MNSGIFMLVAALAPAFLLLNYVYRIDKIESEPKKLIFKLLVAGVLAGLVVIYMGKWPKVILSLFVRQRNLYYPFYYAFFAVALVEEGMKLLFLMIFSWRDSNFNYRFDGIVYAVAVSLGFAAFENVLYVYQLGLRVAFERALFSIPGHLCFGIGMGLMYSHAKIMEKKGYMVRKYIYLILALVVPVIYHGLYDGTLMMRSRYYKNMFYLFIIVLYCASSLLIQIGSRMDKRI; from the coding sequence ATGAATAGTGGAATTTTTATGTTGGTAGCAGCTTTGGCTCCTGCCTTTCTCTTATTAAATTATGTATATCGGATAGATAAAATAGAATCTGAACCAAAGAAACTTATTTTTAAATTATTAGTTGCCGGAGTATTAGCTGGTTTGGTGGTTATTTATATGGGTAAATGGCCAAAAGTAATCCTATCTTTATTCGTTAGACAAAGAAATCTATATTATCCTTTTTACTATGCATTTTTTGCGGTTGCTTTGGTTGAAGAAGGAATGAAGCTTCTCTTTTTGATGATATTCTCTTGGCGAGATTCAAACTTTAATTATCGTTTTGATGGAATTGTGTATGCAGTGGCAGTTTCGTTAGGTTTTGCGGCTTTCGAGAATGTTTTATATGTTTATCAATTGGGTTTAAGGGTAGCGTTTGAAAGAGCCTTGTTTTCAATACCGGGGCATTTATGTTTTGGTATAGGAATGGGTTTAATGTATAGTCACGCTAAGATAATGGAGAAAAAGGGCTATATGGTTCGCAAGTATATTTATCTTATTTTAGCCCTTGTTGTGCCAGTGATTTATCATGGTTTATACGATGGTACTTTAATGATGAGAAGTCGTTATTATAAGAATATGTTTTACCTTTTTATCATTGTGTTATATTGTGCGTCTTCCTTATTAATCCAAATAGGAAGTCGTATGGATAAACGGATTTAA
- a CDS encoding sugar transferase produces MKKWDNLPVEFQKEEIKPYYEYLCQKQFSLILKRLFDILFSLVLLVLLSPLFLILSIWIKLDSKGPILFRQERVTQYGRIFRIHKFRTMVSDADKGNVQVTTLYDSRITKVGSKLRGLRLDEIPQLIDIFLGDMSFVGTRPEVARYVKQYETEMLATLLLPAGVTSEASITYKDEDTLLANSTDVNETYVKQILPKKMKYNLQYLKEFHVLKDLQLVLKTIVAVIK; encoded by the coding sequence TTGAAAAAGTGGGACAATTTACCGGTTGAGTTTCAAAAAGAAGAAATTAAACCTTATTATGAATATTTATGTCAGAAACAATTTAGTCTTATATTAAAGCGTTTGTTTGATATTCTTTTTTCACTGGTCTTGTTAGTATTGTTATCACCACTTTTCCTAATTCTTTCCATTTGGATTAAATTGGATTCCAAAGGTCCCATTCTATTTCGTCAAGAAAGAGTGACACAATATGGTCGTATCTTTCGTATTCACAAGTTTCGGACAATGGTATCCGATGCAGATAAGGGCAACGTTCAGGTCACAACCTTATATGATAGCCGAATCACAAAAGTAGGTTCAAAATTAAGAGGACTTCGTTTGGATGAAATTCCACAATTAATTGATATTTTCTTAGGCGATATGTCTTTTGTAGGAACTAGACCAGAAGTGGCTCGCTATGTGAAACAATATGAAACAGAAATGTTAGCGACGTTGTTGTTGCCGGCCGGGGTAACTAGTGAAGCAAGTATTACCTATAAGGATGAAGATACTTTATTGGCAAATAGCACTGATGTAAACGAAACTTATGTGAAACAAATTCTACCTAAGAAAATGAAGTATAATCTTCAATATTTGAAAGAATTTCACGTCTTAAAAGATTTGCAATTAGTATTAAAAACGATTGTGGCTGTTATAAAGTGA
- a CDS encoding DegT/DnrJ/EryC1/StrS aminotransferase family protein translates to MENNATLEARKILFSPPDISDKEVEEVVAALKSGWITTGPRTKLLEKKIAEWIGVEKAVCLNSQTACAEMALRLLGIGEGDEVITCAYTYTASASIIDHVGAKIVLVDCQKDSNLIDYDALEKSITTKTKAIIPVDLCGVPCNYDRLFKIVESKKDLFQAKNDLQKAIGRIAICADTAHAFGSSYHGRMVGSIADFSAFSFHAVKNFTTAEGGALTWKDIPGVSNEEIYKRLQLLSLHGQNKDALSKSKLGSWEYDIIGPWFKCNMTDLLAAVGLAQFDRYPDLLKKRRATNEKYDSAFKPLGIQVVPHYSEEYTSTGHLYLIRIPGIDDAERREIIERLGEQGIACNVHYKPLPMMTAYKNMGFDMKDYPNAYNYYHNLITLPNHTLMSEEDEDYVIYWVKKIVSEYLK, encoded by the coding sequence ATGGAAAATAACGCAACATTAGAAGCAAGAAAAATTCTTTTTAGTCCACCAGACATTAGTGATAAAGAAGTGGAAGAAGTGGTTGCGGCTTTAAAGTCCGGTTGGATTACAACTGGTCCTCGCACGAAATTATTAGAAAAGAAAATTGCGGAATGGATTGGCGTTGAAAAAGCGGTTTGTTTGAACAGTCAGACAGCTTGTGCTGAAATGGCTTTACGTCTTTTAGGTATTGGTGAAGGAGATGAAGTGATTACTTGTGCTTATACCTATACAGCATCTGCTTCTATTATTGATCATGTGGGTGCTAAGATTGTGTTAGTGGATTGTCAAAAAGATAGTAATTTAATAGATTACGATGCCTTGGAAAAATCCATCACAACCAAAACGAAAGCCATTATTCCAGTGGATTTATGTGGTGTTCCTTGTAATTACGATCGTTTGTTTAAGATTGTTGAAAGTAAGAAAGATTTATTTCAAGCAAAGAATGATTTGCAAAAGGCGATTGGTCGTATCGCTATTTGTGCGGATACAGCGCATGCGTTTGGTTCAAGCTATCATGGTAGGATGGTTGGCTCCATCGCTGACTTTAGTGCTTTTTCTTTCCATGCGGTTAAAAACTTTACTACTGCTGAAGGTGGGGCTTTAACTTGGAAGGATATTCCAGGGGTTTCCAACGAAGAAATCTATAAGCGTTTACAACTACTTTCCTTGCATGGACAAAATAAAGATGCTTTGTCTAAGAGTAAGCTAGGCTCTTGGGAATACGATATTATTGGTCCTTGGTTTAAGTGCAATATGACGGATTTGTTGGCGGCTGTCGGCTTAGCACAATTTGATCGTTATCCCGATTTATTGAAAAAAAGAAGAGCTACTAATGAAAAGTATGATTCGGCTTTTAAACCGTTAGGGATTCAAGTCGTACCACATTATAGTGAAGAATACACATCCACCGGTCATTTATACCTCATTCGCATACCAGGTATTGATGATGCAGAAAGAAGAGAAATCATTGAACGCTTAGGAGAACAAGGAATTGCTTGTAATGTGCATTATAAGCCATTACCAATGATGACAGCGTATAAGAATATGGGTTTTGATATGAAAGATTATCCAAATGCCTATAACTATTATCACAACCTAATCACATTACCAAATCATACGTTGATGAGCGAAGAAGATGAGGACTATGTCATTTATTGGGTTAAAAAGATTGTTAGCGAATATTTGAAATAA
- a CDS encoding HAD family hydrolase, with protein MKIMIWDFNGTIIDDVQLCIDIENQMAKDWNLQVPYITKELYQENFCFPVIHYYQKMGYDLTKVSYEQITHEFQKRFDEGYQTIDLCLGFQERAKEFQRQGYRQVILSATQQNELDKQVKNLKIDGFFDDVIGIQDHLANSKVQRAMDWMQSQQINPKNCTYLGDTDHDYEVAKAIGVENIYLIAQGHQSFSVLEKTGARVLNSLLEWF; from the coding sequence ATGAAAATCATGATATGGGATTTTAATGGCACCATCATTGATGATGTTCAATTATGCATTGATATTGAAAATCAAATGGCAAAGGATTGGAACTTACAAGTACCATATATAACGAAAGAACTATACCAAGAAAACTTTTGTTTTCCCGTGATTCATTACTATCAAAAGATGGGTTATGATTTGACGAAGGTTTCTTACGAACAAATTACACATGAATTCCAAAAGCGCTTTGATGAAGGTTATCAAACCATTGATTTATGCCTAGGCTTTCAAGAAAGAGCGAAAGAGTTTCAACGTCAAGGCTACCGTCAGGTCATCCTGTCCGCTACCCAACAAAATGAACTTGATAAACAAGTTAAAAATTTGAAGATTGATGGTTTTTTTGATGATGTGATTGGTATTCAAGACCATTTAGCCAATTCCAAAGTTCAACGAGCTATGGATTGGATGCAAAGCCAACAAATCAATCCTAAGAATTGTACCTATCTAGGAGATACCGACCACGATTATGAAGTCGCAAAAGCCATTGGCGTTGAAAATATTTATTTAATTGCTCAAGGACACCAATCCTTTTCGGTTTTAGAAAAAACAGGCGCTCGTGTTTTAAATAGTCTATTGGAGTGGTTTTGA
- a CDS encoding ATP-binding cassette domain-containing protein, whose amino-acid sequence MEYLKLERCSKRFDKQPVLKEISYSFFTGGYCISGENGSGKSILLKMMMGLILPDTGQVTVIKEKSSQ is encoded by the coding sequence ATGGAATATTTGAAATTAGAACGTTGTTCCAAGAGGTTTGATAAACAGCCGGTTTTAAAAGAAATTTCCTATTCTTTTTTTACAGGTGGATATTGCATTAGTGGAGAGAATGGTAGTGGAAAAAGCATACTATTAAAAATGATGATGGGCTTAATCTTACCGGATACGGGACAGGTAACTGTCATCAAAGAAAAGAGCAGCCAATAA